A stretch of the Erpetoichthys calabaricus chromosome 3, fErpCal1.3, whole genome shotgun sequence genome encodes the following:
- the LOC114649394 gene encoding G-protein coupled receptor 4-like, giving the protein MMNNTTCYINFSYNRILLPSLYSSLLCFGLPSNSLALYGLYRLVKAENLLPIYVMNLLLSDLFQMCTMPFWIDYYWKERKWHFGETACLIVGFIFYVSLFVSVGFLCCIALERYLATVHPIWFHSHHRLRYACALCASIWVAFVLLFLAVNTTRGNESDLCFEHYPITKEHAIFRLTTMTMGFPLPFLLQLFLYIGIRRSLHFATSVPLNDKKRINRLLSLVLALFVLFFGPYHVISYVRYVYVVLQEDSCDFETKLDIYLQVARGLLSLNCLLDPIMYIFVCRNAQKEILAAFPFLKKPFTLLGFQKQFQESHTHNDFAINSVAGSVTRL; this is encoded by the coding sequence ATGATGAACAACACTACTTGCTACATAAACTTCAGCTATAACCGCATCCTCCTCCCATCTTTGTACAGCAGTTTGCTCTGTTTTGGTTTGCCCTCCAACTCCCTAGCCTTGTATGGCCTGTACCGCCTGGTGAAAGCGGAGAATCTCCTCCCAATTTACGTTATGAACCTTCTCCTGTCAGACCTCTTCCAGATGTGCACAATGCCCTTCTGGATTGACTACTACTGGAAAGAGCGCAAGTGGCACTTTGGAGAGACAGCGTGCCTGATCGTCGGCTTCATTTTCTATGTCAGCTTGTTTGTTAGTGTTGGCTTCCTTTGTTGCATCGCTTTGGAAAGGTACTTGGCGACTGTCCATCCTATATGGTTTCACAGCCACCACCGTCTGAGGTATGCCTGTGCGCTGTGTGCAAGCATTTGGGTGGCATTTGTCcttctctttttggcagtgaatACCACCCGGGGAAACGAATCTGACTTGTGTTTTGAACACTACCCTATAACCAAGGAACATGCCATCTTTAGACTGACCACCATGACAATGGGTTTCCCACTGCCATTTCTTCTTCAGCTGTTCCTCTACATAGGCATCAGAAGAAGCCTGCACTTTGCCACCTCAGTTCCACTAAACGACAAGAAACGGATCAACCGCTTGCTGTCACTGGTCTTGGCCTTGTTCGTCCTCTTCTTTGGCCCTTATCACGTAATAAGCTACGTCAGATATGTGTATGTAGTTCTTCAAGAGGACTCGTGTGACTTTGAGACCAAACTGGACATTTACTTGCAAGTAGCAAGGGGGCTTCTTAGCCTAAATTGCCTCCTGGATCCcattatgtacatttttgtatGCCGGAATGCACAAAAGGAAATTCTGGCTGCTTTTCCCTTTTTAAAGAAGCCATTCACGCTGTTGGGTTTTCAAAAGCAATTTCAGGAAAGCCACACACACAATGATTTTGCCATTAATTCAGTGGCTGGCAGCGTAACAAGACTGTAG